The Sandaracinaceae bacterium genome window below encodes:
- a CDS encoding cytochrome b5 domain-containing protein, with translation MGLLGKIVQNTKFVAKAVRAVTRDRVSPPAQAPLPVGEVRDYTAAELTAYDGSDPTRPVLLSIEGRVFDVTPGRSFYGKGGPYEMFAGKECAVALAKMSFDAADVHGDTSTLEAEEREKLNDWRETFEGKYRELGRLLP, from the coding sequence ATGGGCCTCCTCGGAAAGATCGTTCAGAACACCAAGTTCGTCGCCAAGGCCGTCCGCGCCGTCACGCGCGACCGCGTCTCTCCCCCGGCGCAAGCCCCGCTGCCGGTGGGCGAGGTGCGCGACTACACCGCCGCCGAGCTGACCGCGTACGACGGCAGCGACCCCACGCGGCCCGTGCTCCTCTCCATCGAGGGCCGCGTGTTCGATGTCACACCCGGCCGCAGCTTCTACGGGAAGGGCGGCCCCTACGAGATGTTCGCGGGCAAGGAGTGCGCCGTCGCCCTCGCCAAGATGAGCTTCGACGCCGCCGACGTGCACGGCGACACCAGCACCCTCGAAGCCGAAGAGCGCGAGAAGCTCAACGACTGGCGCGAGACCTTCGAAGGCAAGTACCGCGAGCTGGGCCGCCTGCTGCCGTAG
- a CDS encoding adenosylhomocysteinase, with translation MTEQLKYKVADMSLADWGRREIKIAEHEMPGLMALRREFGEKQPLKGARIAGCLHMTIQTAVLIETLTALGAEVTWTSCNIFSTQDHAAAAIAATGVPVFAWKGETEEEYDWCIYQQLEAFKGGKRPNMILDDGGDLTAIIHKHYPSWFEGEDKIVGISEETTTGVHRLYEMSKAGGLFCPAINVNDSVTKSKFDNLYGCRESLVDGIKRATDVMIAGKVAVVCGYGDVGKGCAQALSRQGARVMITEVDPINALQACMEGYQVVTMDEVAPIADIVVTATGCFHVVTGEHMKRMKNQAILCNIGHFDSEIEISYLTNPANGVKEEEIKPQVDHFIFPDGKRIIVLARGRLVNLGCGTGHPSFVMSNSFTNQVLAQITLWNDQDEYERGEVYVLPKHLDEKVAALHLGQLGAKLTILSVEQANYLGVTPEGPFKPERYRY, from the coding sequence ATGACCGAACAGCTGAAGTACAAAGTTGCCGATATGTCGCTGGCCGATTGGGGCCGTCGCGAGATCAAGATCGCCGAGCACGAGATGCCCGGCCTCATGGCCCTCCGCCGCGAGTTCGGCGAGAAGCAGCCGCTCAAGGGCGCGCGCATCGCGGGCTGCCTGCACATGACCATCCAGACCGCCGTGCTGATCGAGACGCTCACCGCGCTCGGCGCCGAGGTCACCTGGACCAGCTGCAACATCTTCTCCACGCAGGACCACGCCGCGGCCGCCATCGCCGCCACGGGCGTGCCCGTCTTCGCCTGGAAGGGCGAGACCGAGGAAGAGTACGACTGGTGCATCTACCAGCAGCTCGAGGCCTTCAAGGGCGGCAAGCGCCCCAACATGATCCTCGACGACGGCGGTGACCTCACGGCCATCATCCACAAGCACTACCCCTCGTGGTTCGAGGGCGAGGACAAGATCGTGGGCATCTCCGAGGAGACCACCACGGGCGTCCATCGCCTCTACGAGATGAGCAAGGCGGGCGGCCTCTTCTGCCCGGCCATCAACGTGAACGATTCGGTCACCAAGTCGAAGTTCGACAACCTCTACGGCTGCCGTGAGTCGCTGGTGGACGGCATCAAGCGCGCCACCGACGTCATGATCGCCGGCAAGGTCGCGGTGGTCTGCGGCTACGGCGACGTGGGCAAGGGCTGCGCGCAGGCGCTCTCGCGTCAGGGCGCGCGCGTCATGATCACCGAGGTGGACCCCATCAACGCGCTGCAGGCGTGCATGGAGGGCTACCAGGTCGTGACCATGGACGAAGTGGCGCCCATCGCCGACATCGTCGTCACCGCCACGGGCTGCTTCCACGTCGTCACCGGCGAGCACATGAAGCGCATGAAGAACCAGGCGATTCTCTGCAACATCGGGCACTTCGACTCGGAGATCGAGATCTCGTACCTGACCAACCCGGCGAACGGCGTGAAGGAAGAAGAGATCAAGCCGCAGGTCGACCACTTCATCTTCCCGGACGGCAAGCGGATCATCGTGCTGGCGCGCGGCCGCCTGGTGAACCTGGGCTGCGGCACCGGTCACCCCAGCTTCGTGATGAGCAACAGCTTCACCAACCAGGTGCTGGCGCAGATCACGCTGTGGAACGACCAGGACGAGTACGAGCGCGGTGAGGTCTACGTGCTGCCGAAGCACCTGGACGAGAAGGTGGCGGCGCTGCACCTCGGCCAGCTGGGCGCCAAGCTGACCATCCTGTCGGTGGAGCAGGCGAACTACCTGGGCGTCACGCCCGAGGGCCCGTTCAAGCCCGAGCGCTACCGCTACTGA
- a CDS encoding methyltransferase, whose translation MPDPVASPDSLSGSSTPRWELYKLLGEPERLRLLALASSEELTVGELAELLGESQPNVSRRVKALKEGGLLAVRKQGTRALVALALGQTDDAVVHDALRAGMRLCTADGSLARVAEIVAARDDEAREFFAQPVEASTPDLPPELPAYLSALAPLIAQRRVAVDAGTGDGSLLDVLAPVFDHVVAVDRSDARVAQARARLARRGYRNVDLLHTAYDAAEVAAHVASLGGADVVFAARVLHHAPRPQEAVRRLAELLAPGGALVVLDYLAHEDEALREQQADLWLGFTPEELRQLATRAQLTDPSIHRIPHVRCGNGPDAHLDWQVLVARRPVSPLPDFPREASPRNREKKSS comes from the coding sequence ACTCGCTCAGTGGGTCCAGCACGCCTCGCTGGGAGCTCTACAAGCTCCTGGGTGAGCCCGAGCGGCTGCGGCTCCTGGCGCTGGCCAGCAGCGAAGAGCTGACCGTGGGCGAGCTGGCCGAGCTGCTGGGCGAGTCGCAGCCCAACGTGTCGCGGCGGGTGAAGGCGCTCAAGGAAGGCGGCCTCTTGGCCGTGCGCAAGCAGGGAACCCGCGCGCTGGTGGCGCTGGCCCTCGGGCAGACCGACGACGCCGTGGTGCACGACGCCCTGCGTGCGGGCATGCGGCTCTGCACGGCCGACGGCAGCCTCGCGCGGGTGGCCGAGATCGTGGCCGCACGCGACGACGAAGCCCGCGAGTTCTTCGCCCAGCCGGTGGAGGCCAGCACGCCCGACCTGCCGCCCGAGCTGCCTGCCTATCTGTCGGCGCTGGCGCCCCTGATCGCGCAGCGGCGCGTGGCCGTGGACGCGGGCACCGGCGACGGCAGCCTGCTGGACGTGCTGGCGCCCGTGTTCGACCACGTGGTGGCCGTGGATCGCTCGGACGCCCGCGTGGCGCAGGCAAGGGCCCGCCTGGCGCGCCGTGGCTACCGGAACGTGGACCTGCTGCACACCGCCTACGACGCCGCCGAGGTCGCCGCGCACGTGGCCTCGCTGGGTGGCGCCGACGTGGTGTTCGCCGCGCGCGTGCTGCACCACGCCCCACGTCCGCAAGAAGCCGTGCGGCGACTGGCCGAGCTGCTGGCCCCGGGTGGCGCGCTGGTGGTGCTGGACTACCTGGCCCACGAGGACGAGGCCCTGCGCGAGCAGCAGGCCGACCTGTGGCTGGGCTTCACGCCCGAGGAGCTGCGCCAGCTGGCCACGCGCGCGCAGCTCACGGACCCCAGCATCCATCGCATCCCCCATGTCCGTTGCGGGAACGGCCCCGACGCGCACCTCGACTGGCAGGTGCTCGTGGCGCGCCGCCCCGTGTCCCCCCTTCCCGACTTCCCCCGAGAAGCCTCACCGAGAAACAGAGAGAAGAAGAGCTCATGA
- a CDS encoding glyceraldehyde-3-phosphate dehydrogenase, translating to MADKSETYLAEWQKREDLAERMLPLLGALYRRHGIVLLIHGVSLVQATPLEIIKAHRAARRLDGLELPLEDTFTAIEAMTAMDLAPAKVDVGKLRRNFGRDQVEGSFADYVRSQLASLNTGREPMRREPQDVVLYGFGRIGRLMARILIDKIGGGDKFRLRAIVVRPGKEGDLERRASLLRRDSIHGPFSGTIRVDQEDNALVINGNMVRVLYSNAPEDVDYEQYGIRDAIIVDNTGIWRDRDGLGRHLKAKGAAKVILTAPGQGDVPNIVFGVNDGTLAADASIVSAASCTTNAIVPVLKVINDQYGIQSGHMETVHSYTNDQNLIDNFHKKARRGRAAPLNLVITETGAAKAVAKALPELAGKLTGNAIRVPTPNVSLAILNLTLGQPITKDALNDHLRKVAIDSPLQDQIDYLTSPDIVSSDLVGNRHAGIVDATATITDQNRCVLYVWYDNEYGYSCQVMRLVQHMAGVRPPTLPA from the coding sequence ATGGCCGACAAGTCCGAGACCTACCTCGCCGAATGGCAGAAGCGCGAAGACCTAGCCGAGCGGATGCTGCCGCTGCTGGGGGCGCTGTACCGCAGGCACGGCATCGTGCTGTTGATCCACGGTGTGTCGCTGGTGCAGGCCACGCCGCTCGAGATCATCAAGGCCCACCGCGCCGCGCGCCGCCTGGACGGACTCGAGCTCCCGCTCGAAGACACGTTCACCGCGATCGAGGCGATGACCGCGATGGACCTGGCGCCCGCCAAGGTGGACGTGGGCAAGCTGCGCCGCAACTTCGGGCGTGACCAGGTGGAGGGCAGCTTCGCCGACTACGTGCGCAGCCAGCTCGCCAGCCTGAACACGGGCCGCGAGCCCATGCGCCGCGAGCCCCAGGACGTGGTGCTCTACGGCTTCGGCCGCATCGGCCGCCTGATGGCGCGCATCCTCATCGACAAGATCGGCGGCGGCGACAAGTTCCGCCTGCGCGCCATCGTGGTGCGTCCGGGCAAGGAGGGCGACCTCGAGCGCCGCGCCAGCCTGCTGCGCCGCGACTCCATCCACGGGCCCTTCAGCGGCACCATCCGCGTGGACCAAGAGGACAACGCGCTGGTCATCAACGGCAACATGGTGCGCGTGCTGTACTCGAACGCCCCGGAAGACGTGGACTACGAGCAGTACGGCATCCGCGACGCCATCATCGTGGACAACACGGGCATCTGGCGCGACCGCGACGGCCTCGGGCGCCACTTGAAGGCCAAGGGCGCGGCCAAGGTCATCCTCACCGCGCCGGGCCAGGGCGACGTGCCCAACATCGTGTTCGGCGTGAACGACGGCACGCTCGCGGCGGACGCCTCCATCGTGTCGGCGGCCAGCTGCACCACCAACGCCATCGTGCCGGTGCTCAAGGTCATCAACGACCAGTACGGCATCCAGTCGGGCCACATGGAGACGGTGCACTCGTACACCAACGACCAGAACCTGATCGACAACTTCCACAAGAAGGCGCGGCGCGGGCGCGCGGCCCCGCTCAACCTGGTCATCACCGAGACGGGCGCCGCCAAGGCCGTGGCCAAGGCCCTGCCCGAGCTGGCCGGCAAGCTCACCGGCAACGCCATCCGCGTGCCCACCCCCAACGTGTCGCTGGCCATCCTGAACCTCACGCTGGGCCAGCCCATCACGAAGGACGCGCTCAACGACCACCTGCGCAAGGTGGCCATCGACTCGCCCCTGCAGGACCAGATCGACTACCTCACCTCGCCGGACATCGTCTCGAGCGACCTGGTGGGCAACCGCCACGCGGGCATCGTGGACGCCACGGCCACCATCACGGACCAGAACCGCTGCGTGCTGTACGTGTGGTACGACAACGAGTACGGGTACAGCTGCCAGGTGATGCGGTTGGTGCAGCACATGGCCGGCGTGCGGCCGCCCACGCTGCCGGCTTGA